One Siniperca chuatsi isolate FFG_IHB_CAS linkage group LG5, ASM2008510v1, whole genome shotgun sequence DNA window includes the following coding sequences:
- the LOC122876208 gene encoding selenoprotein Pa: MWACLSLLITLCLLHGGGAESDGGGSRCQLPPAWKIGEVEPMKGAMGQVTVVALFQASULFCLVQASRMDGLRQKLESQGLKDVVYMVVNHQGAQAQHLHTMLAQRLSENITLYKQDEQQPDVWQTLSGEKDDFLIYDRFVTCVAVSPITFHFHTQSSDKAMLKRKTPDVVTIMITGVVTIMDITMVMATMGIIMIFTPVALVKAVITTMVITMEIMMTLSMAVTVDKVVEYLKANFI, translated from the exons ATGTGGGCGTGCCTCAGCCTGCTCATCACTCTCTGCCTGCTCCACGGGGGCGGGGCAGAGAGTGACGGGGGTGGGTCCCGCTGTCAGCTGCCGCCAGCCTGGAAGATAGGGGAGGTGGAGCCAATGAAGGGGGCGATGGGCCAGGTGACGGTGGTGGCACTTTTCCAGGCCAGCTGATTGTTCTGCTTGGTGCAGGCTTCCAG AATGGATGGCCTGCGCCAAAAGCTGGAGAGTCAGGGTCTGAAGGATGTGGTCTACATGGTTGTTAACCACCAGGGGGCGCAAGCACAGCACCTGCACACCATGCTGGCACAGAGACTGTCAGAGAACATCACACTCTACAAACAGGACGAGCAACAGCCTGATGTCTGGCAGACACTGAGCGGAGAGAAAGATGATTTTCTCATTTATGACAGGTTTGTTACCT GTGTGGCCGTCTCACCCATCACATTTCACTTCCATACTCAATCATCGGACAAGGCCATGTTGAAG AGGAAGACACCGGACGTGGTCACCATCATGATCACGGGCGTGGTCACCATCATGGACATCACCATGGTCATGGCCACCATGGGGATAATCATGATTTTCACCCCCGTGGCGTTGGTCAAGGCAGTGATCACAACCATGGTCATCACCATGGAAATCATGATGACGCTGTCCATGGCAGTGACCGTAGACAAAGTGGTGGAGTATCTCAAAGCCAACTTCATTTAG
- the ghra gene encoding growth hormone receptor a, producing MAVSSFSSNLLLLLLISSLDWLSTPGSAFLMGRDHMTSSAPLEPHFTECISRDQETFRCWWSPGNFHNLSTPGALRVFYLKKDSPTSEWKECPEYIHSNRECFFDVNHTSVWITYCMQLRSQNNITYLNEDDCFTVENIVRPDPPVSLNWTLLNISPSRLSYDVMVNWEPPPSADVGAGWMRIEYEIQYRERNTTNWEALEMQPHTQQTIYGLHIGKEYEVHIRCRMQAFTKFGEFSDSIFIEVTEIPSKESTFPLTLGFVFGVVGILILIMLIVISQQHRLMMILLPPVPVPKIKGIDPELLKKGKLDELNFILSGGGMGGLPTYAPDFYQDEPWVEFIEVDAEDADNGEKEDNQGSDTQRLLGLPQPVSHHMNIGCSNAISFPEDDSGRASCYDPDLSDQDTLMLMATLLPGQPEDGEASFDVVERAPAPESGERPLVQTQTGGPQTWVNTDFYAQVSNVMPSGGVVLSPGQQLRIQESTSATEEETQQKGKEHKSSEDTEENKQKELQFQLLVVDPEGSGYTTESNARQISTPPSSPMPGEGYQTIHPQPVETKPAATAEDNQSPYILPDSPQSQFFAPVADYTVVQEVDSQHSLLLNPPPRQSPPPCLPQHPLKALPAMPVGYITPDLLGNLSP from the exons CTCCCCTTGAACCTCATTTCACAGAGTGCATATCGAGGGACCAGGAGACATTCCGATGTTGGTGGAGTCCAGGCAACTTCCACAACCTGTCCACCCCTGGAGCACTCAGAGTCTTCTACCTTAAGAAAGA CTCACCCACCAGTGAGTGGAAAGAGTGTCCCGAGTACATCCATTCAAATAGGGAATGTTTCTTTGACGTAAACCACACATCTGTTTGGATCACCTACTGCATGCAGCTCCGCAGCCAAAACAACATCACCTATTTAAATGAGGATGACTGTTTCACTGTGGAGAATATCG TACGTCCTGACCCACCCGTGTCTCTAAACTGGACCCTGCTGAATATAAGTCCCTCCAGGCTAAGTTATGATGTCATGGTCAACTGGGAGCCCCCGCCCTCTGCAGACGTTGGGGCGGGCTGGATGCGCATTGAATATGAGATCcagtacagagagagaaataccaCAAACTGGGAAGCA ttGGAGATGCAGCCGCACACCCAGCAGACAATCTATGGTCTGCACATAGGAAAAGAGTACGAAGTGCACATCCGCTGCAGGATGCAGGCCTTCACTAAATTTGGAGAGTTCAGCGACTCCATTTTCATTGAAGTGACTGAGATTCCCAGCAAAG AGTCCACTTTCCCGCTCACACTGGGTTTTGTTTTCGGGGTTGTGGGAATTCTCATACTCATCATGCTAATTGTCATCTCTCAGCAGCACAG ATTAATGATGATTCTGTTGCCACCGGTTCCTGTTCCCAAAATTAAGGGCATCGATCCAGAGCTGTTAAAG AAGGGGAAGCTGGACGAGCTGAATTTTATCCTGAGTGGTGGAGGTATGGGTGGCCTACCCACTTACGCACCAGATTTCTACCAAGATGAGCCATGGGTGGAGTTCATCGAGGTGGATGCTGAGGATGCAGATaatggagagaaggaggacaACCAGGGCTCAGACACCCAGAGGCTCCTGGGTCTGCCCCAACCCGTCAGCCACCACATGAACATAGGGTGCTCCAATGCCATCAG TTTCCCTGAAGATGACTCAGGCCGGGCCAGCTGTTATGACCCAGATCTGTCTGACCAAGACACCCTAATGCTGATGGCCACCCTGCTGCCAGGCCAACCGGAGGATGGAGAAGCCTCCTTCGATGTCGTAGAAAGAGCCCCAGCCCCAGAGAGCGGCGAGAGGCCCCTAGTCCAAACCCAAACTGGAGGGCCCCAGACTTGGGTCAATACAGACTTCTATGCCCAGGTCAGCAATGTGATGCCCTCTGGAGGCGTAGTGCTGTCTCCTGGCCAGCAACTCAGAATCCAGGAGAGCACCTCAGccacagaggaggaaacacaacagaaaggaaaagagcACAAAAGCAGCGAGGACACTGAGGAAAATAAGCAGAAGGAGCTGCAGTTTCAGCTGCTGGTAGTGGATCCTGAAGGAAGCGGCTACACCACAGAGAGCAATGCCCGGCAGATCAGCACTCCCCCTAGCTCCCCCATGCCTGGCGAGGGGTATCAAACCATACACCCTCAGCCAGTGGAGACCAAGCCTGCAGCCACAGCAGAGGATAATCAATCACCTTACATTCTTCCTGACTCTCCCCAATCCCAGTTCTTTGCCCCTGTTGCAGACTACACAGTGGTACAGGAGGTGGACAGTCAGCACAGTCTGCTCCTCAACCCGCCTCCCCGCCAGTCTCCCCCTCCCTGCCTGCCACAGCACCCCCTCAAGGCCCTACCTGCTATGCCTGTAGGGTACATCACCCCAGACCTGCTGGGGAACCTCTCGCCGTGA